One region of Betaproteobacteria bacterium genomic DNA includes:
- the pstC gene encoding phosphate ABC transporter permease PstC: protein MAMSASHTKGKLGDWVFFNLTRIFAIITLALLVGIVISLTWSAMPSITKFGFGFLTSSEWNPPAERFGALVPMYGTIVTSLIALVVALPISFGIALFLTELSPGWLRRPLGIAIELLAGIPSIVYGIWGLLVFAPIFGEYVQPFLANTLGRLPLIGSLFSGAPLGIGILAAGIILAIMIIPFVTSVMRDVFELVPPMYKESCYGLGGTTWEVVWKVVLPYTRVGVIGGVMLGLGRALGETMAVTFVIGNASLLSNFSLFLPGNSITSALANEFGEATPGLYTSALIELGLILFVITFIVLSMSKLLLLSLEKQSGKQ, encoded by the coding sequence ATGGCCATGAGCGCATCACACACAAAAGGCAAACTCGGTGACTGGGTGTTCTTCAACCTGACCCGAATCTTTGCGATCATTACGCTTGCCCTGTTGGTGGGTATTGTCATCTCGCTCACCTGGAGTGCGATGCCATCAATTACCAAATTCGGATTTGGCTTTCTGACCAGCTCGGAGTGGAATCCCCCGGCCGAGCGTTTCGGTGCGCTGGTGCCGATGTATGGCACGATTGTCACCTCGCTGATCGCACTGGTTGTTGCCTTGCCAATCAGTTTCGGCATTGCCTTGTTTCTGACCGAACTTTCACCGGGCTGGCTGCGTCGTCCGCTAGGCATCGCCATTGAACTGCTCGCCGGTATTCCCAGTATCGTTTATGGTATTTGGGGCTTGCTGGTCTTCGCGCCCATTTTTGGCGAGTACGTTCAACCCTTCCTCGCCAACACGCTGGGCCGCCTGCCCTTGATTGGCTCGTTGTTCAGCGGTGCGCCGCTCGGTATCGGCATTCTCGCGGCTGGCATCATTCTGGCCATCATGATCATCCCCTTTGTGACCTCGGTGATGCGCGATGTTTTCGAGCTCGTGCCGCCGATGTACAAGGAGTCGTGCTACGGACTGGGCGGTACAACCTGGGAGGTGGTCTGGAAAGTGGTGCTGCCCTATACCCGGGTTGGTGTCATTGGTGGCGTCATGCTCGGACTGGGGCGTGCGCTCGGCGAGACGATGGCAGTGACGTTTGTTATCGGTAATGCCAGCCTGCTGTCCAATTTCTCGCTTTTCCTGCCGGGTAACAGTATTACGTCGGCGCTGGCCAACGAGTTTGGCGAAGCTACGCCGGGTCTTTACACCTCAGCGCTGATCGAATTGGGCCTGATCCTTTTCGTGATTACTTTCATCGTTCTCTCGATGTCCAAACTGTTGCTGCTCTCGCTTGAGAAGCAGAGCGGCAAACAATAA
- a CDS encoding DUF4239 domain-containing protein, producing MPQSNWHNYDHYGYAFMALAGTFAAVACIQWVLNRPRHSAWLASLQGVAPPFINIIGVLFGLTLAFLANDTWSAHDRAMNAVFKEADSLRSIVVLSQQLAEPARGEVLDAVSHYGQASAGEWPMLAARQSSTEVAALADALLNLLASPTIAAGTSNSVQALMLRKAVEIRDERDLRISLTQTHVNPLKWLGMAFLGFLTLLSISVVHLDKPRAAMVAVILFALAAAPTAAIVLIQGNPFQQPTSVTPAPIIDAVVKRH from the coding sequence ATGCCCCAAAGCAACTGGCACAATTACGATCACTACGGCTACGCTTTCATGGCCTTAGCCGGCACATTCGCCGCCGTTGCCTGCATCCAGTGGGTCCTCAACCGGCCGCGCCATTCGGCCTGGCTGGCCTCGCTGCAGGGTGTGGCACCGCCATTCATCAATATCATCGGCGTACTCTTCGGCCTGACGCTTGCCTTTCTCGCCAACGACACCTGGAGCGCCCATGATCGGGCGATGAATGCCGTTTTCAAAGAAGCGGACTCATTGCGCAGCATTGTCGTTCTGTCACAGCAACTGGCTGAACCGGCGCGCGGCGAAGTGCTCGATGCCGTCTCCCACTATGGGCAAGCCAGTGCCGGGGAATGGCCCATGCTGGCGGCCCGTCAGTCAAGCACGGAAGTGGCAGCCCTCGCTGACGCCCTGCTCAACCTGCTCGCCAGTCCGACAATCGCGGCCGGCACCAGTAATAGCGTGCAGGCACTGATGCTGCGCAAAGCCGTCGAAATCCGCGACGAGCGCGACCTGCGCATCAGCCTGACCCAGACCCATGTCAATCCGCTCAAGTGGCTGGGCATGGCTTTTCTCGGCTTCCTGACCCTGCTGTCGATTTCTGTCGTACATCTCGACAAACCGCGTGCGGCGATGGTCGCGGTCATTCTCTTTGCCCTTGCGGCGGCGCCGACGGCGGCGATTGTGCTGATTCAGGGCAACCCGTTCCAGCAGCCTACCTCGGTGACGCCGGCGCCCATCATCGATGCCGTTGTCAAACGACATTAA
- the rpiA gene encoding ribose-5-phosphate isomerase RpiA translates to MTQDELKQAVAQAAADYVAQTAPAGSIIGVGTGSTANFFIDALAPLKDRYKGAVASSEATRKRLEGHGITVFDLNEVDDIPVYVDGADEIDAGLNMIKGGGGALTREKIVAAVARTFVCICDGSKLVDTMGKFPLPVEVIPMACAHVARELAKLGGTPVLREGFITDNGNLILDVKGLSITDPKALEAKINQITGVVTNGLFALRPANLLLLGTADGVRTIR, encoded by the coding sequence ATGACCCAGGACGAACTCAAGCAGGCAGTCGCACAGGCCGCCGCCGACTATGTCGCACAAACCGCCCCCGCCGGCAGCATCATTGGGGTCGGCACCGGGTCCACGGCGAATTTCTTTATCGATGCACTGGCCCCGCTGAAAGACCGATACAAAGGTGCCGTTGCCAGCTCCGAAGCCACGCGCAAACGGCTGGAAGGCCATGGCATCACGGTTTTCGACCTCAATGAAGTGGACGACATCCCGGTGTACGTGGATGGAGCCGACGAAATCGATGCCGGCCTCAACATGATCAAGGGCGGAGGCGGCGCGCTTACGCGCGAGAAAATTGTCGCCGCGGTCGCCCGGACATTCGTCTGTATTTGCGATGGGTCCAAACTGGTCGACACCATGGGCAAATTCCCGCTGCCGGTTGAGGTGATTCCCATGGCCTGCGCCCATGTCGCCCGCGAACTGGCCAAACTTGGCGGCACCCCGGTGCTCCGCGAAGGCTTTATCACCGACAACGGCAACCTGATTCTCGACGTCAAGGGCCTGAGCATCACCGATCCAAAGGCGCTGGAAGCAAAAATCAACCAGATCACCGGCGTTGTCACCAACGGCCTGTTCGCATTACGCCCGGCCAACCTGCTGCTGCTCGGCACCGCCGACGGGGTCAGGACGATCCGCTAA
- the phoU gene encoding phosphate signaling complex protein PhoU, translating into MNATNHVSSQFDEDLSGLRTHVLQMGGLVETQISAAIDAYTTGEIASVKTIVETDRKVNELEKAIDDDCAHIIAKRQPTASDLRLVLGISKIVTDLERAGDEAKKIAKGVRRIYENGHFPVQYGIGIRHIAEAALVMVRQALDAFARLDSDQANAVIRADIDVDVEFKSIIRQLITHMMEDPRTITTAIDIIWIARAIERIGDHAKNISEQVIFISEGRDIRHSKEANK; encoded by the coding sequence ATGAACGCGACAAACCACGTTTCCAGCCAGTTCGACGAAGACTTGAGTGGCCTGCGTACTCATGTCCTGCAAATGGGTGGCCTGGTCGAGACACAGATTTCAGCGGCCATCGATGCCTACACGACTGGTGAGATCGCCAGTGTCAAGACCATCGTTGAAACCGATCGTAAAGTTAACGAACTCGAAAAAGCGATTGACGACGATTGCGCCCACATCATCGCGAAGCGCCAGCCGACTGCCTCTGACCTGCGTCTGGTCCTGGGGATCAGCAAAATTGTCACCGACCTGGAGCGCGCCGGCGACGAAGCGAAAAAAATTGCCAAGGGTGTTCGCCGAATTTACGAAAACGGCCATTTCCCGGTCCAGTACGGTATCGGCATCCGCCATATCGCCGAAGCCGCTCTCGTCATGGTTCGTCAGGCGCTGGATGCCTTTGCGCGGCTGGATTCTGACCAGGCAAACGCGGTGATCCGGGCCGATATCGATGTCGATGTCGAGTTCAAGTCAATCATTCGCCAGCTGATTACCCACATGATGGAAGACCCCCGCACCATTACCACGGCCATCGATATCATCTGGATTGCTCGCGCTATCGAGCGGATCGGTGATCATGCCAAGAACATTTCCGAGCAGGTGATTTTCATCAGCGAAGGGCGCGACATTCGTCATTCCAAAGAGGCGAACAAGTGA
- the cas2 gene encoding CRISPR-associated endonuclease Cas2, with protein sequence MRLIVFFDLPMVTKAEKRAYVQFRRFLLNDGYDMIQWSVYARLLNGNDDHEKHLKRLVDSLPPAGSIRCMTVTEKQFAGIKLLVGMPLFQEKKVPANQMLLF encoded by the coding sequence ATGCGACTCATCGTCTTCTTCGATTTACCCATGGTCACCAAGGCCGAGAAACGTGCCTACGTCCAGTTTCGGCGCTTCCTGCTCAACGATGGCTACGACATGATTCAGTGGTCGGTCTACGCCCGACTACTGAATGGCAATGACGACCATGAAAAGCACTTGAAACGTCTTGTCGACAGCCTTCCTCCTGCTGGCTCAATTCGCTGCATGACCGTCACTGAAAAACAATTTGCCGGCATCAAGCTACTGGTCGGCATGCCGCTTTTTCAGGAAAAAAAGGTGCCGGCAAATCAAATGCTGCTGTTCTGA
- the phoR gene encoding phosphate regulon sensor histidine kinase PhoR has translation MTTHLFQALLYALLTAAIAVPVGYFSGAGAGWMIFCLGLVLQMAFHFRNFARLERWTQAPVVDDTLEGQGAWNGIFGRLYRHEKELRTRIAEREGEIALLTAAGQALTDGVVLLDSHGHILFCNTMAESQLGLVIRTDRGQHISNLVRQPEFVSYLEAGEFERPLSLRSERRDDRVYSVHVIPYGNNRRLMQIKDVTQTDRLDRMRRDFVANVSHELRTPLTVLSGFLETLQEFDVEPDERKRYFDMMTEQSKRMQSIVQDLLTLSSIESAPPPENDVVDMVSMVKKLQRDAEALSGGRHQIVVETDGKGDLRGSEPELVSAFGNLVSNAVRYTPEGGTIRIGWKAGKQGGEFSVQDTGIGIEASHIPRLTERFYRVDRGRSRDAGGTGLGLAIVKHSLNRHQGQLDISSTPGVGSRFAAKFPANRVAGV, from the coding sequence GTGACTACCCATCTTTTTCAGGCCTTGCTCTACGCCTTGCTGACGGCTGCAATCGCGGTGCCCGTTGGTTATTTCTCGGGTGCCGGCGCCGGGTGGATGATCTTCTGCCTGGGTCTAGTGCTGCAAATGGCCTTTCACTTTCGCAACTTTGCCCGTCTTGAACGCTGGACGCAGGCGCCGGTCGTCGATGACACGCTGGAAGGACAGGGCGCGTGGAATGGCATCTTTGGTCGTCTCTACCGGCACGAAAAGGAGCTGCGCACCCGTATCGCCGAGCGGGAGGGTGAGATTGCGCTCCTCACGGCGGCTGGCCAGGCCCTGACCGATGGCGTGGTACTACTCGATAGCCACGGCCACATCCTGTTCTGCAACACCATGGCAGAGTCGCAACTCGGACTGGTGATACGCACGGATCGCGGCCAACATATCTCCAACCTCGTCCGGCAACCGGAGTTCGTGAGTTATCTGGAAGCCGGGGAATTCGAACGCCCCTTGTCGCTACGCTCTGAACGTCGCGATGACCGGGTCTATTCGGTCCACGTCATTCCTTACGGCAACAATCGGCGACTCATGCAGATCAAGGACGTCACGCAGACGGACCGTCTCGACCGAATGCGACGCGATTTCGTCGCTAACGTCTCGCACGAGTTGCGCACGCCATTGACGGTGTTGTCCGGCTTTCTGGAGACCTTGCAGGAGTTCGATGTCGAACCCGACGAGCGGAAGCGCTATTTTGACATGATGACCGAGCAGTCCAAGCGCATGCAGTCAATTGTTCAGGACTTGCTGACCCTGTCTTCCATCGAGTCGGCGCCGCCGCCTGAAAACGATGTCGTCGACATGGTGAGTATGGTCAAGAAGCTGCAGCGTGATGCCGAAGCCTTGTCGGGCGGTCGTCATCAGATAGTTGTTGAAACCGATGGCAAGGGTGACTTGCGTGGTTCCGAACCTGAACTGGTCAGCGCCTTTGGTAACCTGGTTTCCAACGCCGTGCGATACACGCCGGAGGGAGGCACGATTCGCATCGGCTGGAAAGCAGGCAAGCAGGGGGGCGAGTTCTCGGTTCAGGATACCGGCATCGGTATCGAAGCCAGCCATATCCCGCGACTGACCGAGCGCTTCTATCGCGTGGACCGCGGTCGTTCCCGCGACGCTGGCGGAACGGGCCTTGGACTGGCGATCGTCAAGCATTCGCTCAATCGCCACCAGGGACAGCTCGATATCAGCAGCACGCCCGGTGTCGGTAGCCGCTTTGCCGCCAAATTCCCGGCCAATCGGGTAGCCGGGGTTTGA
- the phoB gene encoding phosphate regulon transcriptional regulator PhoB: MTPTILVVEDEPAIQELVTINLKHAGFLVVRASSAEEADSAIRAALPDLIVLDWMLPGQSGVALAKKIRGDERTRELPIIMLTARVHEEDKVQGLEAGADDYVTKPFSPKELVARVRAVLRRRSPHLAGEAVEIGTLALNPATHRVLASGQPIELGPTEFRLLFFFMTHAERVYTRAQLLDEVWGDHVFIEERTVDVHIRRLRAALEGSGNHERVETVRGTGYRFRGA, translated from the coding sequence GTGACACCGACCATTCTGGTGGTGGAGGATGAGCCGGCCATTCAGGAGCTAGTCACCATCAATCTGAAGCACGCCGGATTTCTGGTCGTTCGCGCCAGCAGTGCAGAAGAAGCCGACTCCGCTATTCGGGCCGCCTTGCCGGACCTGATCGTCCTCGACTGGATGCTGCCAGGGCAGTCGGGCGTGGCCTTGGCCAAAAAAATTCGTGGCGACGAGCGTACCCGCGAATTGCCGATCATCATGCTGACGGCCCGCGTTCATGAAGAAGACAAGGTTCAAGGCCTGGAGGCCGGTGCGGATGACTATGTAACCAAACCGTTTTCTCCAAAAGAGCTTGTGGCTCGCGTCCGTGCGGTATTGCGCCGGCGCTCGCCACACCTTGCCGGCGAAGCAGTTGAAATCGGCACGCTGGCGCTCAATCCGGCCACCCATCGCGTGCTGGCCAGCGGCCAGCCGATTGAACTGGGGCCGACAGAGTTTCGCCTGCTGTTTTTCTTCATGACCCATGCGGAACGTGTCTACACGCGAGCCCAGTTGCTCGACGAGGTATGGGGCGACCATGTGTTCATCGAGGAAAGAACAGTCGATGTCCATATCCGCCGTTTGCGGGCGGCACTGGAGGGGTCCGGCAACCATGAACGGGTCGAAACCGTTCGTGGTACGGGGTATCGCTTCCGGGGAGCATAA
- a CDS encoding bacteriohemerythrin, whose translation MPIIWESKLDTGIDVIDAQHRRIVEYINDLEVAKMKLDKRMVNDVIEQLIDYTQSHFGFEEEMLAEAGYKFLKPHKKVHELFIRRVTDFTLRSARGEDIADELHSMLSKWLLNHIANEDRDYADTVKVMMGDPAGAAAVPEEKQASRGFISGLLGRFFR comes from the coding sequence ATGCCCATCATCTGGGAAAGCAAGCTGGATACCGGAATCGATGTGATCGATGCGCAGCATCGACGCATTGTCGAGTACATCAATGATCTCGAAGTCGCCAAGATGAAGCTGGACAAGCGGATGGTCAACGATGTGATCGAGCAGCTGATCGATTACACGCAGTCGCATTTCGGCTTTGAGGAAGAAATGTTGGCCGAGGCCGGGTACAAGTTTCTGAAGCCGCACAAGAAGGTGCATGAACTCTTTATCCGACGGGTGACTGACTTCACACTGCGTTCGGCGCGGGGCGAGGATATCGCCGACGAGTTGCACTCGATGCTGTCGAAATGGCTGCTGAATCACATTGCCAACGAAGACCGCGATTACGCAGATACGGTGAAGGTGATGATGGGCGACCCAGCGGGTGCAGCCGCTGTACCGGAAGAAAAGCAAGCCAGCCGGGGTTTCATCAGCGGCTTGCTGGGTCGTTTCTTTCGCTAG
- the pstA gene encoding phosphate ABC transporter permease PstA has protein sequence MNLRTQRKIINAIAMVLSLAAMVFGLFWLIWILWMVFAQGVSSLSWTLLTENTPPPGSAGGLKNAIVGSAIMVGLAMLMATPVAIMAGIYLAEYGRRTWLGQITRFVNDILLSAPSIVIGLFVYAVYVAQVGKFSGFSGAVALALLVIPVVVRTTEDMLILVPNALREAAFALGAPKWKVIMMISLRAAKTGVITGILLALARISGETAPLLFTALSNQFWSVDLGEPMANLPVTIFKFAMSPFADWQGLAWAGVFIITLTVLVLNILARVVFRKTAAQH, from the coding sequence ATGAATCTGCGTACCCAACGAAAAATTATCAACGCCATTGCGATGGTCCTGTCGCTTGCCGCCATGGTTTTCGGCCTGTTCTGGCTGATCTGGATCCTGTGGATGGTGTTCGCGCAGGGCGTTAGTTCGCTGTCATGGACACTGCTGACAGAAAACACGCCGCCGCCGGGCAGTGCCGGTGGTTTGAAAAATGCCATTGTCGGCAGTGCCATCATGGTCGGTCTGGCTATGCTGATGGCCACGCCGGTGGCCATCATGGCCGGCATTTACCTGGCCGAATACGGCCGCCGTACATGGCTTGGCCAGATCACACGCTTCGTCAACGATATCCTGCTGTCGGCGCCGTCTATCGTCATCGGTCTTTTTGTCTATGCGGTCTATGTGGCCCAGGTCGGCAAATTCTCTGGTTTTTCCGGGGCGGTGGCACTAGCCCTGCTTGTTATTCCAGTCGTTGTCCGAACAACCGAGGACATGCTTATTCTTGTGCCCAACGCGCTGCGTGAAGCCGCATTTGCGCTGGGAGCGCCGAAGTGGAAGGTGATCATGATGATCTCCTTGCGTGCCGCAAAGACGGGGGTGATCACCGGTATTCTGCTGGCTTTGGCACGGATTTCAGGTGAGACCGCGCCGTTGCTGTTCACCGCACTCTCCAACCAGTTCTGGAGCGTTGATCTCGGTGAGCCAATGGCGAATCTGCCGGTGACCATTTTCAAATTTGCGATGAGTCCGTTTGCTGACTGGCAGGGACTCGCCTGGGCCGGGGTCTTCATCATCACCCTGACTGTCTTGGTGCTGAACATCCTCGCTCGAGTTGTGTTCCGCAAGACTGCCGCCCAGCACTAA
- the pstS gene encoding phosphate ABC transporter substrate-binding protein PstS, whose protein sequence is MSQSRIFRATILAISIGSMAGSVMAAEITGAGASFPAPIYAKWAEAYQKATGNKMNYQSIGSGGGIKQINAKTVDFGASDMPLTPEVLEKSGLMQFPTVIGGEVLVFNVAGIKSGELRLTPTVLADIYLGKIVKWNDKAIAELNPKLALPDQAIAVVRRADGSGTTFIFTNYLSKVSPEWKSKVGEGTAVQWPVGLGGKGNEGVSAFVQRIPGSIGYVEYAYALENKMPYAMLQNADGAWPVPNEASFKAAAAHADWNKAKFYEILTNEPGKDSWPITGATFILIHKVQDKPAQAVEVLKFFEWSYKNGDALASKLNYVPLPDSLVKSISAAWGEVKDASGKPVVSAK, encoded by the coding sequence ATGTCGCAATCCCGTATTTTCCGCGCCACGATACTGGCTATTTCCATTGGTTCTATGGCTGGTTCCGTCATGGCTGCTGAAATTACCGGTGCTGGTGCATCCTTTCCCGCACCGATCTACGCCAAGTGGGCTGAAGCCTATCAAAAGGCTACCGGCAACAAAATGAACTATCAGTCCATCGGTTCTGGTGGCGGCATCAAGCAGATCAACGCCAAGACCGTTGATTTTGGTGCCTCGGACATGCCGCTAACGCCGGAAGTCCTCGAGAAAAGTGGTTTGATGCAGTTCCCGACCGTGATCGGCGGCGAAGTGCTGGTTTTCAACGTTGCAGGTATCAAGTCCGGTGAGTTGCGCCTGACGCCAACCGTGTTGGCCGATATTTACCTGGGCAAGATCGTCAAGTGGAATGACAAGGCAATTGCCGAACTGAATCCGAAGCTGGCGCTGCCGGATCAGGCCATTGCTGTTGTTCGTCGCGCTGACGGCTCGGGCACCACCTTCATCTTCACCAACTACCTGTCCAAGGTCAGCCCGGAATGGAAGAGCAAGGTTGGCGAAGGTACGGCAGTGCAGTGGCCGGTTGGTTTGGGTGGCAAGGGTAACGAAGGTGTTTCCGCATTCGTCCAGCGCATTCCGGGTTCCATTGGTTATGTTGAGTACGCCTACGCACTTGAAAACAAGATGCCCTACGCCATGCTGCAAAATGCTGATGGCGCATGGCCGGTTCCGAACGAAGCCAGCTTCAAGGCAGCGGCTGCTCATGCTGACTGGAACAAGGCAAAGTTCTACGAAATCCTGACCAACGAACCGGGCAAGGATTCCTGGCCGATCACCGGCGCTACCTTTATCCTGATACACAAGGTTCAGGACAAGCCGGCTCAAGCCGTCGAAGTGCTGAAGTTCTTCGAGTGGTCCTACAAGAATGGTGACGCTCTGGCTTCCAAGCTGAATTACGTTCCGTTGCCGGACAGCCTTGTTAAGTCGATTTCTGCGGCTTGGGGCGAAGTGAAGGACGCTTCTGGCAAGCCGGTAGTTTCCGCTAAATAA
- the pstB gene encoding phosphate ABC transporter ATP-binding protein PstB yields MKLHRDNSMMPVEKPLQEMISQISIRNLNFYYGKAIALKGINLEVYKGKVTAFIGPSGCGKSTLLRTINRMYDLYPGQHADGELIVDGKNILEKGVDTIELRAKVGMVFQKPTPFPMSIYDNIAFGVRMHERLTRNQMDDRVEWALTKAALWGEVKDKLNQPGTGLSGGQQQRLCIARGVAVKPQVLLLDEPTSALDPISTMRIEELIHELKADFTIAIVTHNMQQAARVSDYTAYMYLGELVEFGKTDEIFIKPQDKRTEDYITGRMG; encoded by the coding sequence ATGAAATTGCACCGGGACAACTCAATGATGCCTGTCGAAAAACCACTCCAAGAAATGATCTCGCAGATCAGTATCCGGAATCTCAATTTTTACTATGGCAAGGCGATTGCCCTGAAGGGCATCAACCTCGAAGTCTACAAAGGCAAAGTGACAGCCTTCATCGGCCCGTCCGGTTGCGGAAAATCGACCCTGCTGCGCACCATCAACCGGATGTACGACCTTTATCCCGGACAGCATGCTGACGGCGAACTGATCGTTGATGGAAAGAATATTCTCGAAAAGGGTGTAGATACCATCGAGTTGAGGGCCAAGGTCGGCATGGTCTTCCAGAAGCCCACTCCTTTCCCGATGTCGATTTATGACAACATCGCTTTTGGCGTCCGCATGCATGAAAGGCTGACCCGTAACCAGATGGATGACCGGGTTGAATGGGCCTTGACCAAGGCGGCGCTATGGGGTGAGGTGAAGGACAAGCTGAACCAGCCGGGTACTGGCCTGTCTGGCGGTCAGCAGCAACGTCTGTGCATTGCGCGTGGCGTGGCGGTCAAACCCCAGGTGCTACTTCTTGACGAACCGACATCGGCGCTTGATCCGATCTCGACGATGCGGATTGAAGAGCTGATTCACGAATTGAAGGCAGATTTCACCATTGCCATCGTGACTCACAACATGCAGCAGGCAGCGCGGGTGTCCGACTACACTGCTTATATGTATCTTGGTGAGTTGGTCGAGTTTGGCAAGACCGACGAGATATTCATCAAGCCGCAGGACAAGCGCACAGAAGACTACATCACCGGCCGTATGGGCTAA
- a CDS encoding patatin-like phospholipase family protein, whose product MLSRKVDPDLINLALQGGGAHGAFTWGVLDALLEDGQYNFEGISGTSAGAMNALCLGHGLMTGGRDGARETLNNFWTSVAASAPFSSGGENNHGMAQAMKLMLQWTNHLSPEQLNPFDLNPLRDILAEQFDFTRLRRECPVKLFIAATHANSGKLRIFRDDELTVDALLASACLPTIHRSIIIDGEPYWDGGYSANPAVFPLVYQCTSADILLILLTPLRYAETPDSAADIRQRLLELSFNATFLREMRMFAHLREAVGGTWWPKWLPGSGFERRIEALRFHAITADSLLGDLPPGSKLTVNLPFFERLRDSGREHAWQWMAENRSSVGQQASLDLGKLFY is encoded by the coding sequence ATGCTCTCCCGTAAAGTCGATCCAGACCTTATCAACCTCGCCTTGCAGGGCGGTGGTGCCCATGGCGCGTTTACCTGGGGCGTGCTCGACGCCCTGCTGGAAGATGGCCAATACAATTTCGAAGGCATCAGCGGCACCAGCGCCGGCGCGATGAACGCGCTCTGCCTCGGCCACGGCCTGATGACCGGTGGCCGGGACGGCGCGCGCGAAACGCTGAATAATTTCTGGACCAGTGTCGCCGCCAGCGCACCATTCTCGTCCGGTGGCGAAAATAACCACGGCATGGCGCAGGCAATGAAACTGATGCTGCAATGGACCAATCATTTGAGTCCCGAGCAACTCAACCCCTTCGACCTGAATCCCTTGCGCGATATTCTGGCAGAGCAGTTTGACTTCACCCGATTGCGCCGTGAGTGCCCGGTGAAACTTTTCATCGCGGCCACCCACGCCAACTCCGGCAAGCTGCGCATATTCCGCGACGATGAGTTGACGGTCGACGCCCTGCTTGCTTCGGCATGCCTGCCGACCATCCACCGCAGCATCATCATTGACGGCGAACCTTATTGGGACGGTGGCTACAGTGCCAATCCGGCGGTTTTCCCGCTGGTCTACCAATGCACATCGGCGGACATTCTGCTCATTTTGCTCACCCCGCTGCGCTACGCCGAGACGCCGGATTCGGCAGCGGACATCCGCCAGCGCCTGCTCGAACTGTCCTTCAACGCCACGTTCCTGCGTGAAATGCGGATGTTCGCCCACCTGCGTGAAGCAGTCGGCGGCACCTGGTGGCCAAAATGGCTACCGGGCAGCGGTTTTGAACGCCGAATAGAAGCCTTGCGCTTTCACGCCATTACCGCCGACAGCCTGCTCGGCGACTTGCCGCCCGGCAGCAAGTTGACGGTCAACCTGCCATTCTTCGAACGGCTGCGCGACAGCGGCCGCGAACATGCCTGGCAATGGATGGCAGAAAATCGAAGCAGTGTCGGCCAGCAGGCCAGTCTCGACCTGGGAAAACTCTTCTACTGA